The Budorcas taxicolor isolate Tak-1 unplaced genomic scaffold, Takin1.1 scaffold153, whole genome shotgun sequence sequence GTAGCACATTTAATTTTGGAGAACAGTTATCTCCAGGGAAATTTAGAGGGTGGGAGGGTAGGAGATCAAGAACTTGGTAATGATCTCGGAATTCGTACAGGTTTTTATCAGCTTTGTCTAGCAAACCAGCAAAATCGCTTTGGTTCCGTGCAAGTATACCTCAATTTTGGAGTCTTCTATGAGGGGCCTGAGATGGACcacaaagagaatgaaagaaaacaactgaaTGATACTCTGGATGCAATTGAGGTAATTGTTCTGTGGGAGAGAAACATCCCTGGAAACTAAGTTTAAATTTGGAGGAAAGATTAGAATTAGTGGGAATAATATCATACTAGTGAAAGCTCATTTGGGTAGAAACCAAACCGGCCAAAAGATTTGAAGCCCTTAATTAATTTTGTGCCTTGGAGCTCTTGAAAGTCCTCACTTGTTTTCTACCAGGCATCAGCAAATAATGGCTCATAGCCTTTTAATTTAGATATAACATACCACTTTCAGTGTACAGTTTAGTGGTTTACAAGGTCCTGCAACCATTACTAGCATCTAATTCCAGAAGTTTCATCACTCCAAAAGTAAACTGCATGCCTGTTATTCACTCTCTGTCCTCCATGCCCCCACAGTCCTGGGTAATCCCTCActcatctactttctgtttctacagACTTGCCTGTTCTGTACATTTCATACGAGGGGACTCATACACTGTGatcttttgtgtttggcttcttcCACTCAGCAAGTTTTCAAGGTTCAGCCACACTGTAGCATGTGTtaattcttcattcctttttctggatggataatattctattgtatatatgcatcgtattttgtttctttacttaTTAGCTGGTAGACATCTGGGTTATTTCCACTTCTTGACTATCATAAATAATGATGCTGTGAgcacctgcatatagatttctgtGTGAACATACTTCTATTTTTGTACACATAAAAGTGGTATACTCTGCTAGTATGGTAACTTTTTAACTTCAATGAGGAACTGCTCTTTTCCACTGTGGGTAACACATTTTACATCACACCAGCAGTGTTTGTTGAGAGCTGCAATTTCTCTATATCCTTGTCAATGTGTTACTGTCTTTGTTATAGCAACCTTAGTGGGTGTAAGTGGTATCTTGTGGTTTTTGAGTTGTGTCTCCAATGACTAATGACACTGAACATTGTTCCATGTGTTTTTTGGCCTTTCGTATATCTagttcagagaaatgtctattcaaatcctttgcccatctTAAAATCTAGTTTTTTTAAATGGTGGAGTACTAAGagtcctttatatattctagataacagtcctttatcagatatatggtttgcaaatattgagttggccaaaaaagcTTGTTCAGGATTTTCTAGCCTATCTTCCAGAAAAACTTTTcagccaatacagtattttatctCACTGTTTGGGATCTCTCTCCACTTTCCCTGATGCACAAAAGCCCAGTTTTTGTAGGTGAAGCTTTACTGGAACAAAACAATGCTCATTTGACAATTACAGTTAGTCCCCCTCTGTATCTGCAGGTGGAGAATCTGAAGATATGGAGGGCTGACAAAGGGACCAGAGCATCCTCTGCCGGTCCTGGGACCAATCTCCCCGCAAATACTGAGGGACAGCTAACTGGACACATGTCCGTGGCTGCTTTTGTGCCACAGTGGCAGAACTTAGTAACCACAACAGAGACTGTATCACTTGCAAAGCCTAGAATATTTACTGTCCGGCCCTTCAGTAACAAATCTGCAGGCTCTCATCTTTTACCATAGACGAAGGACAGAAGACACTGCCCAGAACGGCATCGATATGCTAAGTATATGTCTACATCTAGACATACTCTGGAAGAGCTTTCTGGTTTCAGCACTGAAGtttttcattgtaaaaattatttttttaaaactgaagtccaGGTAATTTTTCCATATACAACAAAACTAGCCATTTACCAACAACTCCAATagccctttttttgttgttgttctgcacCCTCAATAGCCAACTTTTACATATCATAAAATCATGTGAATATAGGAGGTTAGTGCTGGTGGGTACCCAGGTGAGGCTAGATGAGAGGTAGAAAGGAACCCTTGctgtatttcattttctgtccCGCAGGAGAGCACACGAAAGGTGCATTACAATATCTTTCACATGTGGCGACACTACAACTTCGCACGCATGAGAAAAACAGCtgactttttccttctccaatcaaacTATAACTACGTGAACTGGTGGTCAACAGCCCAGAGCCTTGTCATTGTTCTTTCTGGGATCCTGCAGCTGTATTTCTTGAAGCGTCTCTTCAATATCCCAACGACTACAGAAACACAGAGGCCAAGATGCTAAGCTCAAATGACTACAGTGCCCTAGCTCTTTCCTTCTGGGGCACAAGCTTTGTCAAACCTTTGTAAAGTTGTTGGGGGAAAAATCAACTTCAGAAAGTTGTACTCTATGGCTCTCCTCTACACAGGcaaaacagcaataaaataataaaatgtgttaaGTTCTGACACTGATTATTTCTAAAGTATGCACTAAATGCTACCATCAAAATACTTCCCATCATATTGCAACCTCTTAACCTTCACTATATCTATTTAGAAATTAACAGAGAAACTTGGAAGGGAGAAGAGTTGAAACAAATGggacaaaaatatataaactggGTTTTGTATGTTGCATACTGAAACAGGAGTTGTAGAGTGCTTTGCTGTAActgaaaaatgctttctttttagaGATGTCATCTTCGAAATTTAAAATAAGCAGTATATGCACTAAAGAAACTACAATACAGGGAGTTAAATTTTTTCTATATGCTTTTTTgctaaaaaatacttaaataattCTAAAAGTAATTTTGGAAGGCATGggggaggacagaagagctgAATTATTATTGCAGGGCAGGGTCTCTGATTAGTGCTTTTTGTCCAATCCAGTGAGGTAATTAAAGATTtataagaatatacatataaatgaatcactctgctgtacacctgaaactaacacaatattgtatatcaaccatacttcaagaaaaaaaaatttaattaaaaaccaaaagATTTATAATAGAAATCAAGGTGATAAAAATAACATTCAGCCGGGGATCATAAAACTCAAGAAAAAGATCAAGAAAACCGCTTATTAAAGCCAAGGTAACATAATCAAATTATATTCATAATATCCTGTTCTTAGTAACAAAAATACTCAGTATAAGTGTTACAAAAACAAGTCTTAGCATGTACTCAACACCATCATTTGCCAAGCATTGTGTTAGGTGCTTTACAATCATGATTCTGAATTCTAAAAACTATTCTTAGGAAGATGGGTAAGGTATTTATTGAAGTTTAATGACTCATCTAAGGCCATATAGCTGGTAAATGTGAGAAATGGTGTTTGAATCAGAGTTTCTTCTTCCACACCACACAGCACCTATCATATAGAAAAGCCACAGAATAAACTGCCCTTACTATTTTATCTATATTTCATTTGCAAAATCCCAAACATGACCTACTACTATGATATGGCAATATCTATCtttcataatattaataaatagttAAGAAAATTCATTATGCCACTAAAATTAAtttcctgtaaaaaaaaaaaaaaagaaaaaagaaaattcattatgTTCTTATCACGTGTTTGGAAAACAGTGTTATCACAGATAACAATAACAAGCTATTCTTGTCCTCAGTTCCAACAGTTTAGAACCTGTTACTCAAAACAAGAAGCCCTCTGATTCAAATATAAAACACAGTAATCTATTGAGTCACAATCACAAAGATCCAAAACCCAATTTTTGAGTCATTTCTGCATAGTAAGAATCCAGCCTGCATTTGTCCGTGatagagaaaatattaaactaaGAAATCCCTGAAGAGGTCACAGTGTTGACAAAAATTCAACATGACGGTGGCGCCTacagagacacaggaaacaaaacTAGCCCCTTCCACACAGCCACAAGTCCTTGCGACGATTTTGCTTTAAGTCAATGTCTCTTCATGTCGCACATATTCCCCAATGTCTGCTTGATGAAATACCACAATCGCCATGGGGTCTACTTTCCTGCAGTCTTGTGTGGACTTTGCTGCCACCCCAAAACCCTGggattcaaaagaagagacactgATTCACTCAAGTCATTCCATAAATACGCATTGAGGTCTGGAaacaacaaagatgaaaaaatacagttttttgaAGAATTCAAAAGGTGCCAAGAATTTAGCCTCTCAAGAGCAGACTGAAAACACatccttcttgaaagaaaagatacTTGATTTTTTAACAGCCACCATCTCTACTCACCAGAGGGACATCTGCCATGGAGTACACGACAACTCCCTGGTACTGAGAAGTGTTTTCAGTGATTCGCCCAAGTCCAGATTTCAGCACATGGTTCCCATACAGGAAGGACTGCTCTGCTCCAGGTTTTATCCACACTTTAtactagaagaaaaagaattaaacccAAAAGACATAAAAAGGCTAACAGTTACACCTTTGTAGATTAGCTAGCTACTACGTCTGtggttaatttatttttcttatgaacTAAAGCTTTTCTACTTTTACACTGAATTATgggcgtgtatgtgtgtgttcagtcgctcagtcatacccaactctttgtgacctcaaaaCTGAAGTACCCTGACCTACAATACTATGTCAGTTGCAGGTACAAAACATAATGATTGTTATTACTACACATCATTTATTTTGTCATATGAATTTTCAGGGAAAGAGGCCTGTTTCCCTTAAACCGTTCACTCCATGATGAGAACTACCAAGAGATTCTTTCCTCAACTCTTCAATTTCTCCCATGGGCTAAAAGTTTAACAGCTCTTTTTCTGTACCCCACTGTGCTCCTCTTCATAGCCACCTATTTACTTTTCGGTCTTGAGCTGCGTCTGCATAGGCTTTTCAATTTTTGCTGGAGATAAGGACCACTAAGCAGCCCCACAGGGTTAGCCCCCAGCCCCAGCGACGCCCAGGTAGCAGATGTACAGCATCAGGTGCTGGCACTGACCCTAGGCAATGGTCAGGGACTCCGCTGCATAGCAGATGTGCCTAATTCTGCGTTCTGATGTGGCCTTCAGCCTTGACTGTCTCCATCCCTAGTGGCGAGCTGAAACCACCCCACAAACCTTGGCATAGGGTGCTAGGTAATCCAGAGCCGTGATGTGCAACCGAAACTTATGAGTCTTGGTGAATTTTCCGAAGCACGTCCCCAACGACACCAGCTTGTCACCGGAGATATTGGCGGCCAACTTCAAAATCTTCTCACTGAAGGGATAGGgaaggaggaggtgagggagtAAGGTGGGACCCAGGCCTGCACCCGCTCCACGCTGCCTACCTGGCCCCGCGCCCCCTCACCTCACGTAGTACACTCGGTCTTTGTGCAGCCTGAAACAGTAGGTGCCGTCGGGCCTGTCGACCAGCAGCTGAAGATTCTCCCCGATGCTGAGAGCAAAATGAGGACTGGAGACTGCGCCCGGAGCCGTCCACGCaccgcgccccccgccccaccctcgCCCCTCCCCGCCAACCACGCACTCCCTCTTCTGCTCCAGCACTCTTACTATTTTGCTATCTTCTCAAACATTACTCGGGTCTCCTCTTCAGTCAGCGGCCGCATTTTCCCGCTGGGTTGGAACGCCGGATCCTCGTGCCTCAGTTAGCGGAAACGGAAGCCCAGCCGCCGGCCGCTCCTTGGCAACCCCAAAGCCGGCCTCTCTAGCTCCTTTCTAATCGTTCCCCACGCTAGCGCCCCGTAATCTGGAGGACTCTCGGGAAAAGAAAGCCGGCCTGAAGAGAAACCATAGAGACAGTGACACCTCCACCCCCCAGCCACTTCCGGTTCTAGACTAGAAAGTCAGCGCCCtccctggacgggagaggaagtgACGCTGTTGCCGAAAACATGGCGGCGACGGTGACGATCCCATCTTCAACTACGGCCTCGGCCACGACGACAGCCACCGCGGCTGCTCTCGGGGAGGTGGAGGATGAAGGGCTCCTGGCGTCGCTGTTCCGGGACCGCTTTCCGGAGGCCCAGTGGCGCGAGCGGCCTGACGTGGGACGCTATCTCAGGGAGTTGAGTGGCTCAGGACTGGAGCGGCTGCGGCGGGAGCCCGAGCGCCTGGCCGAGGAGCGAGCGCAGCTGCTGCAGCAGACGCGCGACTTGGCCTTCGCTAACTACAAGACCTTCATCCGCGGCGCCGAGTGCACCGAGCGCATCCACCGCCTCTTTGGGGATGTGGAGGAGTCGCTCGGCCGCCTGCTTGACCGCTTGCCCAGCTTCCAACAGAGCTGCAGGTGCGGCGGGCCCGGAGCTAGAGGGGCTTCTAATAACTGTAATAGCTGTCTTTATGATGATAGAAATACTTAACACTTagtgcttactatatgccagcTTCTCCTCTGAGcattttattaatcattttaagCATCACAGCAGCCTTCGAGGTTGGTACGCCATTCCCATTTTGTGTATAAGGAAATTGAGACTGCCCCAGGATGTTTCTAAGTCAGAACTGGAACCCAGCAGCACATCCCTCTTATAGGGCTCTTGTGAGCACTAAATGGAATGCATACAAAGCACTTACCATTGGGTCTGACATATCGTAATTAGCACCCTACAATTGTCAGTTTAATACATGTGCATATTTAggtaaacatacacatacacacaacacacacgtaCATAACGATAGCTTGGCTCAGAGATCATCTGATCCAAAACTTTCATTGACAGGAGACTGACAAGGAAATCCCCTTTGGGAGCAGTAATAATCctcaaaaaaaccccacaaaaacccCACCAAACTTCCTTTTTGAACCATATTCTGTCTCTCTCCATCATTATCCCGAATTCTGCCTTCCAGCCTTTCATGAGAAAGTGTTTTCTTTAGAGTCTTTCAATATTTGAGAATAGCTTTCATATTCTTCCAGTCCTCTAGAATAGAGAGGGGGCTTCACAAAGCAGGCCTCTGCAGTTACAGAGAAGAAAGGGAGACTAGCAGGAACTAAGGTTGGATAATAGCAGAGGAGATTAAGAGGCTGAGGGAACTTGGGGATTAGGTTGTAGTTCAAAGCTACTTGGGGCATCATGCAAATAAGAACAGCTGTTATTAAAGGAACATTTACTCCATATCAGATTCTGTGTTAAATGGTTTATACCcatcaactcatttaatcctcacatcctTATGAGGTGGGTCGTAATACTGTTTTACCAATGAAGAAACAGTTCAGAGAGACTTAAGTACCTTTCCATGGCTTGTTAAGTGGCGTATCTGgattcaaatctttttttttttttttttaatcacttactAGTTGTGTGATCTTAGACAAGATGCTTTAAATCTCTGGGATAAAAGTACCTGAGTTTGGTGTGAAGATTAGATTAATCGTCTAGCTTGGGGTCAGTTCACAGTAAGTGCTTGGTAACTGGATGCACAGCAGTGAACCACCAAATGTTCTGACTGTTGCTAGGAATTTTGTGAAAGAGGCTGAGGAGATCAGTTCCAATCGCCGGATGAACACCCTGACTCTAAACCGGCACACGGAAATCCTGGAAATCCTGGAGATCCCTCAGCTCATGGACACCTGTGTCCGGAACAGCTATTATGAGGAGGCCCTGGAGCTGGCAGCCTACGTACGCCGACTAGAAAGGAAATACTCCTCCATCCCTGTCATCCAGGTAGCCAACTTGCCCAGAGAAGACTCAGACCGAGCTGCTTATGGCCAGGACTTCTGTGGCCGTCACTGACCCTGTAGGCAGAAATCTTGGGGAAACTCCTGGCATATTTCACATCAGTTACTGCGAGGCAAGCAGGCTTGCTCATAAAACATACATTCATTATTCAGTCAGTTGGTAAATATTAACCACGGGCCAGGCAGTGATCTAGGTGCTGGGGAACTAGTGTGAACAAaggcaaggctgtggttcatgtgactATAAGCTGTTAACTGGCAAATAAATAATATCCTTTCAGATAGTGAAATACAGCAGGGAGTGGGCCAGGAGACTAGGTGGGTTGCTCCAGGAAGAGTGGTCAGGAAAGGCTTTTCTAGAGAAGTAACATTTAAGCTGAGACCTAGATGATGAGAAGCCAGCCACATGATGTGGGAGAGACCAAACCAGAAAGTGTCTGACCAAGTAGAGCAGGCTAAGGAGAGAAGTTGGGAGTGTTTAGAAGTAAAAAAGACAGCCATTCTGGCTGGTCTGCGGTGAGCAAGGGGAGAGCATTAGGACGCAGGTGAGGGCAGGAGAACCAGGCAGGGCCTGTAGGCTACAGTGAACCAGATCTTTGTTGGTGAGCCTGGATGCACCAGTTTTAGGAGGTCTATCTCATAGGTCAGGACGGCGGTGGGAATGTTGGTTGGCAATACTCAGGGCTAGTGGAGTGGGTTCTGGGGAGTGTCTTCCCCAGCGTACTGACTCACCCCGTGTTGTCAGGGCATTGTGAACGAAGTGCGCCAGTCCATGCAGCTGATGCTGAGCCAGCTGATCCAACAACTGAGGACCAACATCCAGCTCCCTGCCTGCCTCCGTGTCATTGGCTTTCTACGGCAAATGGATGTCTTCACTGAGGCTGAGCTGAGGGTCAAGTTCCTTCAGGCCCGAGATGCTTGGCTCCGTTCCATCCTGACTGCCATCCCCAATGATGATCCCTATTTCCACATCACAAAAACCATCGAGGCCTGCCGTGTCCATCTGTTCGATATTATCACCCAGTACCGTGCCATCTTCTCAGACGAGGaccctctgctgcctcctgccATGGGTGAACACACGGTGAATGAGAGTGCCATCTTCCACGGCTGGGTGCTGCAGAAAGTCTCACAGTTCCTGCAGGTGCTGGAGACTGACCTTAACCGAGGGATTGGCAGCCGTCTGGACTCTCTGCTGGGCCAGTGCATGTACTTTGGGCTGTCCTTCAGTCGAGTGGGGGCTGATTTCCGGGGTCAGTTGGCGCCTGTTTTCCAGCAGGTGGCTATCAGCACTTTCCAGAAAGCAATTCAGGAGGCTGTCGAGAAGTTCCAGGATGAAATGAACTCTTACACCCTCATCTCGACTCCAGCAGTCCTGGGCAGCAGTGCCCTGCCGGCTGCTGCTCCGGTCACTCAGCCGGGGACCCTGCAGCCGCCCATGGTGCTCTTAGACTTCCCGCCCCTTGCCTGCTTCCTCAACAGCATTCTGGTCGCCTTCAATGATCTGCGCCTCTGCTGCCCCGTGGCCCTGGCACAGGAGGTGACCAGGGCCCTGGAGGACGCCCTTGACAAGGTGAGCGCAGACTGTTGGCTCTCTACTGGggcctttttttttggtggggtggCCGCGGGGCCACTCCTTTCGTTACAGGTGGCCAGACTTTTGTAATACACCAGTCCGTGTGACAGGGTGTCTATTGACTTAGGTTTAGTGTGGTTTTAGAGGTTTTTCTAGTTGAAAAGGTCTGGTTAGTCCTCCTTCATGAAGTGGCTCACCTGTAGTCATTTTTCAGTGATGTATTGGATTTCTGTTGCTGCATGACAAACTCACACAAACACAGCATCTTAAAACAACACATTTATCATgtctcagtttctgtgggtcaggagtccaGGCACAGTATAACTGGGCTGAGCTTCTGCTCACAAGGCTGCAGTCGAGTTGTTGCCCGACTGTGGACTCATCTGGGTCTTGGGATCCCCTCCTTTCAGGTTCATTCACAGTGGCATATTCCTGTTCCTTACAGTTGTAGGACTGAGGCCCTCAACTCATAGAGACCACCCCACTCCGTGAGCAGTTCACAGCTTTTGATTCTTCAGGGCCAGTGGGAGAGCATCTCTCCTGCCTGAGTCTCTTTCTCAGCCCTCTTTTTAAGAGGCTCATCTAATTAAGTCAGACCCACCCAGGATAACTTCCTTTTTCATTAATTCACATGCAGCCGATTTGGGATGTTAATGAAAACTGCAGAATCCTTCACCTTTGCCATATCTTATTGGTTCTGCCTGCGctcaaggaggaggagaaaacaaGGGAGTGGGTACCAGGAGATGGGGATCACAAGAgccatcttagaattctgcctaatATAAGTAACACTACTGATCTTACTAATATCCAAGTATGGTgcacatttttaaacattaaatctTAGATGTTGAGGTGCTTCTTATAATTGATGGCATCTTATAGTCCCTGTCAACCAGGTGGCAGTTGTGACATGCTTGCATCAAGTCTTTCTGTTGATGTCCTCCTGTAAAAAACAGCAAGAAAGCATGAGCAATGAAGCTTTATAGTGTCAGTGAAATTCAGATAATAGTAATTAGCTAATATCCATCTAGAGCTTACCTCATGTCACATAGTTCATCATACTTTATACATATTCAGCCTTTATCCTCACAACTCTTTGAGGTTAGGTCCTTTTGCTGGCTCTGCTTTATAGATGAGTGAACTATCAGACACAGAGGGCTTAAGTAATCAGAGGCCACAGAAGCAGAGTGCACAGCTGGAACTAGAGCTCAGAACATCTGGCACCAGAGGCTCTTTgttatttacttgtttgtttggCAGTACATTGCAGCttgtgaccagggattgaacccaggccctggcatcctaaccactgaaccaccaggcaatTTCCCAGTCTCTGTTCTTAACCCTGTCACCATGACACCTGTCTGTAATGTTAGCTAGGCTTACTCTGTTATTTGTATGTGGAAATAGTGAATGTTCTTTATatgtggaaataatgtatgttCTTTTCCAGGTCTGTTTTCCTCCTCCTTTACAGTTTTCTAGTGGTTCTAGCATTCTGGAACGTCAGAGGCCTTACTCAGTAAAACCTCTTATGgtattgctgatattttcctggaTCCATCAGAGTTCTAGTCCATCTCCCATGGGAGCCAAAAATGATGTAGTCTGTGTATTTCATGATGTTCCTGCTCGGGAAACTGCGCAAATAATAAAACTAGTTGAGTAAGAACTACATCACTGAAGTGACAGAGTTGTGAAGACTGACCACAATTGTGAATTTAAACAAGATAATGATGTACTGTTTGGAAGGACTGTTCTTTTGGAAAACTTCAGGGCTGCACATCTTTGTCACTTTTGATGGGGATAGATTAACAGGTAATTGGTGGTGCCCTTTTCTCCTAGGTAACTAAAGTAATCCTGGCCTTCCATCGTGCAGAAGAGGCTGCGTTCAGCAGTGGGGAGCAAGAGCTCTTTGTCCAGTTCTGCACTGTCTTGCTGGAAGACCTTGTTCCTTATTTAAATCGCTGTCTCCAAGTCCTTTTTCCTCCAGCTCAGATAGCACAGACCTTAGGTAAGAGAGGAGaagataagatttttaaaactattttattgaCATAATTCACATACTAAGTAAttcacctatttttaaaattcagtttttagtAAAAATGTACAGAGGTGTGTACAGCCATTGCTATcctctaattttagaacatttccatcaccccaaagaTCCCTGGTGTCCATCTGTGCTCATTCCCCAATCCCACCCTtagcccctggcaactactaaCCTACTTTCTGTTGCAGTAGATTCTCGCTTTCTGGACGTTTCTTATCAGTAGACTCATTCAGTTTGTTTATATctggctaagtgaaagaagccaatcacaaaaaaccataatgtatgattctattgCCATGAAATGCTTATAGACGGTGTTTATGAAGTATTTTTTGGTAATTTGCCTTCGTATCCCTTTGTCCACTGTCTCTGTGTGGCGAAGGGCATGCGGGAGGGCAGTGGGCAGTGGTCGCACCAACAGAGTGGCTGCTCTTGGCTCCCCCAGCTTCTCCTTGGCCCTGTCCGGGGAAGCCGGTGCCTGTCCAGGCTCTCCTGGCAGTCTGTCTCCATCCGCCCTGCACTCTGCTGTTTCGATTACCTTCACAGTCTGGCTTTTACGGCACAGCTCCCTGTCCCCTATCACAAAGGTGACTTTTACTCTACTGAAATGTGCTGTGTTCGTCACTCCCAATAAGtattttgggttttttccccttGTAGACACATCAATATTTAACGCTTTTTTCACTTATGTTCTTTACTTTCTGGGTCAGGCATTCCACCCACTCAGCTTTCCAAGTACGGAAACCTGGGGCACGTGAACGTCAGCGTCGTCCAGGAGCCTCTGGCCTTTATTCTGCCCAAGAGAGAGCCGGTCTTCTGTCTGGCCAAGGAGCTAGTCCCCGAGCTCCCGGCTCCAGCGCCAGCACTGCCGCCCAAGGCGCCGAGCCCCGAGCCGGTCACCCCGGCTGTCCCTGACGCGGGGCAGGAGGAGGTGGAGTCCGCGGGGCCCCCGCAGCCGGACGAGCCTAGTGCGGGCATCTGACCGGTGCTGCCTGCCCCCCAGGCCTGTGCGGCCTGTACCTGGGCGTGGGGCCGGGGAAGGTTACGCAACCCCGGTGGGAACGGGTGTTGCCACGCGTGGGAGAGGCTGCAAAAGGCGTAATTCAAGAGAGAACCCCcccaatactgtaaagcaaccatactccaattaaattttaaaaatagtgaacCTCTTGGCTATTCTTGTAAATGCTTGGTTAAACTACCAGAAACGGGACTTAATAAGGCCGAAAGCCGCCGCGGAGAGGCAGGCTGCGTACGGGTAGCGGCGCCAGCGCTCCCGGAAGGTGCACGGAAACTTCACTTCCCGGCGTCCCTGGCGGCGGAACCTCGGCTACGGGGGCCGGCGAGGGACGCGTCCGGGCGGGCGACTCTGCTCCACGCGCCATGGGTCACCTGGGGGCTGGGCTGCTGCTGCGGTGGCTGCGGGCGCCGCGGTGCGTTGGGTCGGCCCTGCTGTGGGGAGAGCGGGTAGCGGTCGGCGGCGCCCGAGCCTACAGCTCCACGCCCGCCCGGGA is a genomic window containing:
- the LOC128071123 gene encoding transmembrane emp24 domain-containing protein 6 — translated: MFPLLFGAGLVVLNLVSSARSQKTEPLSGTGDQPLFRGADRHDFAIVIPPGGTECFWQFAHQTGYFYFSYEVQRTLGMSHDWHVAATAHTPQGFLIETSKHVRGQINFSTHETGFYQLCLANQQNRFGSVQVYLNFGVFYEGPEMDHKENERKQLNDTLDAIEESTRKVHYNIFHMWRHYNFARMRKTADFFLLQSNYNYVNWWSTAQSLVIVLSGILQLYFLKRLFNIPTTTETQRPRC
- the LOC128071124 gene encoding 60S ribosome subunit biogenesis protein NIP7 homolog, with translation MRPLTEEETRVMFEKIAKYIGENLQLLVDRPDGTYCFRLHKDRVYYVSEKILKLAANISGDKLVSLGTCFGKFTKTHKFRLHITALDYLAPYAKYKVWIKPGAEQSFLYGNHVLKSGLGRITENTSQYQGVVVYSMADVPLGFGVAAKSTQDCRKVDPMAIVVFHQADIGEYVRHEETLT
- the LOC128071120 gene encoding conserved oligomeric Golgi complex subunit 8 yields the protein MAATVTIPSSTTASATTTATAAALGEVEDEGLLASLFRDRFPEAQWRERPDVGRYLRELSGSGLERLRREPERLAEERAQLLQQTRDLAFANYKTFIRGAECTERIHRLFGDVEESLGRLLDRLPSFQQSCRNFVKEAEEISSNRRMNTLTLNRHTEILEILEIPQLMDTCVRNSYYEEALELAAYVRRLERKYSSIPVIQGIVNEVRQSMQLMLSQLIQQLRTNIQLPACLRVIGFLRQMDVFTEAELRVKFLQARDAWLRSILTAIPNDDPYFHITKTIEACRVHLFDIITQYRAIFSDEDPLLPPAMGEHTVNESAIFHGWVLQKVSQFLQVLETDLNRGIGSRLDSLLGQCMYFGLSFSRVGADFRGQLAPVFQQVAISTFQKAIQEAVEKFQDEMNSYTLISTPAVLGSSALPAAAPVTQPGTLQPPMVLLDFPPLACFLNSILVAFNDLRLCCPVALAQEVTRALEDALDKVTKVILAFHRAEEAAFSSGEQELFVQFCTVLLEDLVPYLNRCLQVLFPPAQIAQTLGIPPTQLSKYGNLGHVNVSVVQEPLAFILPKREPVFCLAKELVPELPAPAPALPPKAPSPEPVTPAVPDAGQEEVESAGPPQPDEPSAGI